Proteins from a single region of Hugenholtzia roseola DSM 9546:
- a CDS encoding response regulator, with amino-acid sequence MQTYHILWADDEIDLLKPHILFLEKKGYQVTPVNNGHEAVEMCEKNYYDLIFLDENMPGLSGLEALAEIKTLRPNLPVVMITKSEEEHIMEDAIGAKISDYLIKPVNPNQILLSIKKILDKKRLVTEKTNLSYQQDFRNISLAFSETLDFEGWVEIYKKLTFWELEIENTENQSMKTVLEAQKSEANVNFAKFIEQHYQDWLEEDAPPQDAPLLSHQLLQKWVFPRLSEKQEKPLFFILIDNLRYDQWKILEPLLTEYFNVSEEKIYCSILPTTTAFARNAIFAGLLPSDIAEYYPDHWTDDNEEGGKNLYEADFLKFQMEDLGLEKIKSSYHKILKNQQGKELVDKFSHLLANKLNVLVYNFVDMLSHARTDTAFVRELAPDEAAYRSVTKSWFLHSPLWDMLRKIAEQGASLIITTDHGTIRTQRPYKIIGDRNTNTNLRYKQGKNLNYNPKNVFVAKNPDDFFLPKQNLSSTYVFATEDYFFAYPNNYNHYVKYYKDTFQHGGVSMEEMIIPFIELEPKK; translated from the coding sequence ATGCAGACTTATCACATTCTTTGGGCAGACGACGAAATAGATTTGCTCAAACCCCATATCTTATTTTTAGAAAAAAAAGGCTATCAAGTTACGCCCGTCAATAATGGACACGAGGCAGTGGAAATGTGTGAAAAAAATTATTACGACCTTATCTTTTTAGACGAAAACATGCCGGGGCTTTCGGGCTTGGAAGCCTTAGCCGAAATCAAGACGCTGCGCCCCAACTTGCCTGTCGTGATGATAACCAAAAGTGAGGAGGAGCATATCATGGAAGATGCCATTGGTGCTAAAATTTCGGATTATCTCATCAAACCTGTCAATCCGAATCAAATTTTGCTTTCCATCAAAAAAATATTAGACAAAAAGCGTTTAGTAACTGAAAAAACAAACCTAAGCTATCAGCAAGATTTTAGAAATATCTCCCTTGCCTTTTCTGAAACCCTCGACTTTGAAGGCTGGGTAGAAATCTATAAAAAGCTCACCTTTTGGGAATTGGAAATTGAAAATACCGAAAATCAGAGCATGAAGACCGTCTTGGAGGCGCAAAAAAGCGAAGCCAACGTCAATTTTGCCAAATTCATCGAGCAACACTATCAAGATTGGCTCGAAGAGGACGCACCTCCGCAAGACGCGCCCTTGCTTTCGCATCAACTTTTGCAGAAATGGGTCTTTCCACGTCTTTCCGAAAAACAGGAAAAGCCACTTTTTTTTATCCTGATTGACAACCTGCGCTACGACCAGTGGAAGATTTTAGAGCCGCTCCTTACCGAATACTTCAACGTGAGTGAGGAAAAAATTTATTGCTCTATCCTACCGACTACTACGGCTTTTGCGCGAAATGCCATCTTTGCAGGGCTGCTCCCTTCTGACATTGCCGAATATTACCCCGACCATTGGACAGACGACAACGAAGAGGGCGGCAAAAACTTGTATGAAGCCGACTTTTTAAAGTTTCAAATGGAAGACTTGGGCTTGGAAAAAATCAAGAGTAGTTATCATAAAATTTTAAAAAACCAACAAGGAAAAGAATTAGTAGATAAGTTTTCGCACTTATTGGCAAACAAACTCAATGTTTTGGTCTATAATTTTGTCGATATGCTCTCACATGCGCGTACCGACACTGCCTTTGTGCGCGAACTTGCACCCGACGAGGCTGCCTACCGCTCAGTAACCAAATCTTGGTTTTTACATTCGCCACTTTGGGATATGTTGCGTAAGATTGCCGAACAAGGGGCTTCGCTTATCATTACCACCGACCATGGTACAATCCGCACGCAAAGACCTTACAAGATTATTGGCGATAGAAACACAAATACAAATTTGCGTTACAAACAAGGGAAAAATTTGAACTATAATCCCAAAAATGTCTTTGTAGCCAAAAATCCTGACGACTTTTTCCTGCCCAAACAAAATCTTTCTTCTACTTACGTCTTCGCAACCGAAGATTATTTCTTTGCCTACCCCAATAATTACAATCACTACGTAAAATATTACAAGGATACTTTTCAGCATGGGGGCGTTTCGATGGAAGAAATGATTATTCCTTTTATAGAGTTAGAACCCAAAAAGTAG
- a CDS encoding glycosyltransferase family 4 protein, with product MKIGYEAKRVFHNKTGLGNYSRDLIRILSHYYPQNQYFLYNPKPAKETLFLSNAQNVQEKFPKTRFSKTFYNLWRQKNIVSDLKKDQIQLFHGLSGEIPQGLRRANIPTCVTIHDLIFLRYPQFYKKIDVKISEYKFKKAAKESDLVVAISEQTKSDIVDFFQIEPEKIKVVYQGCRAEFKVQASLDFKQKVIEKYQIPQNFLLYVGTIEARKNAFSILKAIADTDLNLVLLGGETPYTAQMRAYIAEKNLHKQVFFLKNVSSPDLAALYQQAQMFIYPSFFEGFGIPIIEALYAKTPVITSQGGVFPEAGGEDSFYIDPYRVEDLKAKIFYILEHPTEVKARTERSWQYVQRFNDEVIAQEMHNLYTQMI from the coding sequence ATGAAAATCGGATACGAGGCAAAGCGCGTCTTTCACAACAAAACGGGGTTGGGAAATTATAGTCGCGATTTGATACGAATTTTAAGCCACTACTACCCCCAAAATCAATACTTTCTCTACAATCCAAAGCCTGCCAAAGAAACTTTATTTCTTTCTAATGCCCAAAATGTGCAGGAAAAATTCCCAAAAACGCGCTTTTCTAAAACTTTTTACAACCTCTGGCGACAAAAAAATATCGTTTCCGACCTCAAAAAAGACCAAATCCAACTCTTTCATGGGCTTTCAGGCGAAATTCCACAAGGCTTGCGGCGTGCCAATATCCCCACCTGCGTAACCATTCACGACCTTATTTTTTTGCGCTACCCCCAATTTTACAAAAAAATAGATGTCAAAATTAGTGAGTATAAATTTAAAAAAGCGGCAAAAGAGAGCGACCTTGTCGTAGCAATTAGCGAACAGACGAAAAGCGATATTGTCGATTTCTTTCAAATCGAACCCGAAAAAATTAAAGTCGTCTATCAGGGCTGTCGCGCCGAATTTAAAGTGCAGGCGAGTCTGGATTTTAAACAAAAAGTAATTGAAAAATATCAAATTCCACAAAATTTTCTCCTTTATGTAGGTACGATAGAAGCGCGTAAAAATGCGTTTTCTATCCTCAAAGCCATTGCAGATACCGACCTAAATTTGGTGCTTTTGGGCGGCGAAACGCCATATACGGCTCAAATGAGAGCCTACATTGCGGAAAAAAACTTACATAAGCAAGTTTTTTTCTTAAAAAATGTAAGTTCGCCCGACTTAGCAGCACTCTATCAGCAAGCCCAAATGTTTATTTACCCTTCTTTTTTCGAAGGTTTCGGAATCCCCATTATCGAGGCTTTGTATGCCAAAACGCCTGTTATTACCTCACAAGGAGGCGTTTTCCCCGAAGCAGGTGGCGAGGATAGCTTTTACATAGACCCCTATCGTGTAGAGGATTTAAAGGCTAAGATTTTCTACATTTTAGAACACCCTACCGAAGTAAAAGCACGCACAGAACGCTCTTGGCAGTATGTTCAGCGTTTTAATGATGAAGTCATTGCACAAGAGATGCACAATCTTTATACCCAAATGATATAA
- a CDS encoding glycosyltransferase family 4 protein encodes MKIFHLSTPTTWRGGEQQIAYLSVELQKQGIAQCIFTPQDSPLYLFAKEKGIETCIWQSKNKIKNALFLAEKTKKDSKIILHLHDSHAHTIAILATTFFGNRANMVLSRRVDFSLKSNYFSLYKYNHFRIKKILCVSQAIQKVVLPFIKDKQKVAVVYSGIDLSKMASRSNLDTTIEDFESEKNIRKSLNLSQDTFLIGKIAALAPHKDPLTFLETAKLLLQNEKFLAYTKGKVKFLLVGKPDGAESKIEDWLAQNSDLANFFALTGHRNDIATLLPQLDLFLFTSETEGLGTSILDAFAARVPVVATAAGGIPELVLHRQTGLLAPVKDTQKLAQYVLEILENPTQKQNLIENAWSHLQNFTKEKMASQTLAYYRQIDAIQ; translated from the coding sequence ATGAAAATATTTCACCTCTCTACGCCCACTACTTGGCGTGGAGGCGAGCAGCAAATCGCCTATCTTAGCGTCGAGCTACAAAAGCAAGGTATCGCGCAATGTATTTTCACGCCCCAAGATTCGCCGCTCTATCTTTTTGCAAAAGAAAAAGGCATCGAAACCTGTATTTGGCAGAGTAAGAATAAAATCAAAAATGCACTTTTTTTGGCAGAAAAAACGAAAAAAGACTCCAAAATTATCCTACACTTACACGATTCTCATGCCCATACTATCGCTATTTTGGCAACTACCTTTTTTGGCAATCGCGCCAATATGGTATTGAGCAGGCGAGTAGATTTTTCTCTAAAAAGCAATTATTTTTCTTTGTATAAATACAATCATTTTCGCATCAAAAAAATACTCTGCGTTTCGCAAGCTATCCAAAAAGTAGTATTGCCTTTTATCAAAGACAAACAAAAAGTAGCAGTTGTGTATAGCGGCATAGACCTTTCCAAAATGGCATCAAGAAGCAATTTAGATACGACTATTGAGGATTTTGAGAGCGAAAAAAATATCAGAAAAAGTTTAAATCTTAGTCAAGATACTTTTCTTATAGGAAAAATTGCAGCCTTAGCCCCACACAAAGACCCACTTACTTTTCTGGAAACTGCAAAATTATTATTACAAAATGAAAAATTTTTAGCCTATACCAAAGGAAAAGTTAAATTTTTATTGGTAGGAAAACCTGACGGCGCGGAGTCAAAAATTGAGGACTGGCTTGCTCAAAATTCCGATTTGGCGAATTTCTTTGCGCTCACAGGGCATCGAAACGACATCGCAACGCTACTGCCACAGCTCGATTTGTTTCTTTTTACAAGCGAAACAGAAGGCTTGGGAACTTCCATTTTAGACGCTTTTGCTGCACGTGTGCCTGTGGTAGCCACTGCCGCTGGGGGGATTCCCGAATTGGTTTTGCACCGACAAACGGGCTTGCTTGCGCCCGTCAAAGACACGCAAAAGTTGGCGCAATATGTCCTCGAAATATTAGAAAATCCTACTCAAAAACAGAACCTTATCGAAAATGCTTGGTCGCATCTGCAAAATTTTACCAAAGAAAAAATGGCAAGCCAAACCTTAGCCTATTACCGTCAAATTGATGCAATTCAATAA
- a CDS encoding glycosyltransferase family protein has translation MYKILITGNYQKDYNRDLVVFEGLKQVGAALTFFPYAKKSTTLATQIHKIAQENDFVYLPSFTHADVAFVKKAIGKKPLLFDPLISRYLSKVFDYNQVWRYSPRALKNYGKDYFALHKADLVLADTPSHKNYYIKTFRLAPEKICVVPVGVDTQIFFPKKVQAVSDATEKKPFLVGFYGSFAPLQGVLKIAQAAHLLQTQYADRLMERQIHFQIIGDGFEHQKLKDFLDKHALQNFDWIGNVAYEKLPTYIQSWDLALGIFGESLKADLVVPNKVYHYLACKICTLTKQSPAMQELFETGRELQTCLNTPESIAENIYYLLKNQEIREKIAEAGYQKVVAAYPALAIGQKIVEGYELFRSKSY, from the coding sequence ATGTATAAAATTTTAATTACAGGAAACTACCAAAAAGACTACAATCGCGATTTGGTCGTCTTTGAAGGTCTAAAACAAGTAGGGGCTGCGCTCACGTTTTTCCCTTATGCCAAAAAGAGTACAACGCTTGCCACACAAATTCATAAAATAGCCCAAGAAAATGATTTTGTTTATCTGCCTTCTTTTACCCATGCCGACGTTGCCTTCGTAAAAAAAGCCATTGGAAAGAAGCCCTTACTTTTCGACCCACTCATTTCGCGCTACCTAAGCAAGGTCTTCGACTACAACCAAGTTTGGCGATACTCGCCTCGCGCCCTCAAAAACTACGGCAAAGATTATTTTGCCCTGCACAAAGCCGACCTTGTTTTAGCCGACACGCCTTCGCACAAAAATTATTATATCAAGACCTTTCGCCTTGCGCCTGAAAAAATTTGCGTTGTGCCTGTTGGCGTAGATACCCAAATATTTTTCCCAAAAAAGGTTCAGGCTGTTTCTGATGCTACTGAAAAAAAGCCTTTTTTAGTAGGGTTTTATGGCAGTTTTGCACCTTTACAAGGTGTTTTAAAAATTGCACAGGCAGCCCATCTGCTTCAAACCCAATATGCAGACCGTTTAATGGAACGCCAAATTCATTTCCAAATCATAGGGGACGGCTTCGAGCATCAAAAACTAAAAGACTTTTTAGATAAACACGCACTTCAAAATTTTGATTGGATAGGAAATGTAGCCTACGAAAAACTGCCTACCTACATTCAATCGTGGGATTTAGCCTTAGGTATTTTTGGTGAAAGTTTGAAGGCTGATTTGGTAGTGCCTAATAAAGTATATCATTATTTGGCGTGTAAAATTTGTACGCTTACCAAACAAAGTCCTGCCATGCAGGAGCTTTTCGAAACAGGCAGAGAGCTTCAAACTTGCCTCAATACGCCTGAATCTATTGCCGAAAACATATACTATCTGCTTAAAAATCAAGAGATTAGAGAAAAAATAGCGGAAGCTGGCTATCAAAAAGTAGTAGCGGCTTATCCTGCCCTTGCTATCGGGCAAAAGATTGTGGAGGGCTATGAGTTGTTTCGGTCTAAAAGTTATTGA
- a CDS encoding cyclase family protein, producing MPQLIDLSKTIAYDPNDPWFMRIKVKHFSHKRSAFLIRFFLGLPKKLFPKNFTGWADDKIVSMGVHASTHIDAPWHYSPTCKGEKAKTIDEIPLEWCYGDGVVLDMSWKEDFEVITLEEVKNELKRLDFNLKAYPNPIVLIRTDRDKYAGTPDFPKRGTGMSAEATRWLIEQGVKVMGIDQWGFDLPLPYMVEKAKKDKNADLFWEAHLVGQTHEYCHMEQLTNLAALPPKGFKVAVFPLKIKGASAAPARVVAIIE from the coding sequence ATGCCCCAACTCATCGACCTTTCCAAAACGATTGCTTACGATCCCAACGACCCTTGGTTTATGCGCATCAAAGTAAAACATTTTTCGCATAAGCGCAGTGCCTTTCTGATTCGCTTTTTTTTGGGATTGCCCAAAAAGTTATTTCCCAAAAATTTCACAGGTTGGGCAGACGACAAAATCGTTTCTATGGGCGTGCATGCCAGCACACACATAGACGCGCCTTGGCATTATAGCCCCACTTGCAAGGGCGAAAAAGCCAAAACCATCGACGAAATTCCTTTGGAGTGGTGCTATGGCGACGGCGTAGTGTTGGATATGAGTTGGAAAGAAGACTTTGAAGTGATTACGTTGGAAGAGGTAAAAAATGAACTAAAACGTTTGGATTTCAATTTGAAAGCGTATCCAAATCCTATCGTGCTTATCCGCACCGACCGCGACAAGTATGCAGGCACGCCCGATTTTCCCAAGCGTGGCACAGGCATGAGTGCAGAAGCAACGCGCTGGCTTATCGAGCAGGGCGTAAAGGTGATGGGGATAGACCAATGGGGATTTGATTTGCCGCTGCCTTATATGGTGGAAAAAGCCAAAAAAGATAAAAATGCTGATTTATTTTGGGAAGCACATTTGGTAGGGCAGACGCATGAATATTGCCACATGGAACAACTCACCAATTTGGCAGCCCTTCCGCCAAAAGGATTTAAAGTAGCCGTTTTTCCACTTAAAATCAAAGGCGCGTCTGCTGCTCCCGCGCGTGTGGTTGCTATCATAGAATAA
- a CDS encoding RNA polymerase sigma factor, translated as MNPEPSEIEQKLIEGTKKGERHCQEKLYKHFYGYGMSICLRYAPSREEASEILNDSFLKVFKKIEQYDLQKSFRGWLRRIIINTAIDYFRRNEKHYHHLEVEKAAASEESTADAISNLTAEEIYALVQKLPDIYRLTFNLYEIEGFSHEEIGQQLGIPAGTSRSNLSRAKQKLRALIQQHFGNKHQAFFK; from the coding sequence GTGAATCCAGAACCTTCCGAAATAGAGCAAAAACTAATAGAAGGCACAAAAAAGGGCGAGCGACACTGCCAAGAGAAACTCTATAAGCATTTCTACGGCTATGGCATGTCTATCTGCTTGCGCTACGCACCCTCACGCGAGGAGGCAAGCGAAATCCTGAATGATAGCTTTCTGAAAGTTTTTAAGAAGATTGAACAATACGATTTGCAAAAATCGTTTCGTGGGTGGCTCCGCCGTATCATCATCAATACCGCCATCGACTACTTCCGTCGAAATGAGAAACACTACCATCATTTGGAAGTAGAGAAAGCCGCCGCCAGCGAAGAATCTACTGCCGATGCCATCAGCAACCTAACGGCAGAGGAAATCTATGCCTTAGTGCAGAAACTACCCGACATCTATCGCCTCACCTTCAATTTATACGAAATAGAAGGCTTTTCACACGAAGAAATTGGGCAGCAGTTAGGTATCCCCGCAGGCACTTCGCGCTCCAATCTTTCACGCGCCAAGCAAAAATTACGCGCTCTGATTCAACAACATTTCGGAAACAAGCATCAAGCCTTTTTCAAATAA
- a CDS encoding S41 family peptidase — MKFLPSLSASLLALGLSLTAAAQNSDALLRYPDLSPDGKQVAFSYQGDIWTVPTEGGRAFRLTIHEGYESMPRFSPDGKQIAFNSDRFGNEDLFVMTAEGGFPQRLTYHTSNDILGGWTNDNRLIFNSRRDYAQAEWGSEFHTISAQGGTPERFLDAIGYTPAVSADGRLVAYVHGYNNPERKRYRGSANREIFVFDTKTKTYTQITSFAGNDMHPQWAGNTLFFISERDESYNLFRLTFEEGKPKGEPEQLTQFKDDGVRHFGLDANGKKAVIEQGTKILILDLETKKIEPLQVALTQDYRFDPVEAKTYSRGMQQYQLSPNGKYYAFTIRGEIFLSEAHKEKSQTVRLTQHAFYEREPTWLNDSTLLFLSDRENGQNDIFLLRSSDKNQPHLFKTLKRETLRLTNSAEDETNLNISPNGKKIAFVRGRGTLVTADIDANGKISNEKILLNGWATPSGLAWSPDSKWLAYSLEDLYFNEEVYIQAADNSRKPVNVSYHPKGDYSPVWSKDGSKLGFLSMRNNGDSDVWFVWLRKKDWDKTKQDWLEYDPEEAKKEPKKEEKKDDKKEEVEPIVIDFENLHHRLVQVTNLPAGESDLQISPDGETFYFVTNRQGRAGSYSADQDLYSIKWDGKERKNLTANNTKPYAVSLSADGKYLYYAKEGGMLFRVENKGGTPENMPFAAHLTIDFEKEKEQIFGHVWKLLDQNFYDPEFHGQDWKKHAQKYKPWAMLASTERDFKDVLNLMLGELNASHMGYYNADRADRQRQKMGLIGAEVRPLKEGVEIVRVIPNSPADREESKLAKGDIILSVDGEKIEAKQNFYALFANKTEESKVVLEVKDAKGSLRQVVLRPASSLRTELYEEWVAERKALTEKYSNGRLGYIHIEGMNWESFERFERELAASGEGKDGIVIDVRFNGGGWTTDYLMAVLTVKQHAYTIPRGATDSFKNHKQFESYYPYGERLPFAAWVKPSITLCNEHSYSNAEIFSHAYKENKLGKVVGVPTFGAVISTGGASLIDGSLVRLPFRAWFVKSSGKNMENIGAEPDIILQNSPDGKAKGEDEQLKKAVEELLKDIK; from the coding sequence ATGAAATTTTTACCCTCTTTGTCCGCTTCTTTGCTCGCTTTGGGGTTGAGCCTGACGGCGGCGGCACAAAATTCGGACGCACTCTTGCGCTATCCCGACCTAAGTCCTGACGGCAAACAAGTAGCCTTTTCCTATCAAGGCGACATCTGGACTGTCCCCACAGAGGGCGGCAGAGCCTTCCGCCTCACCATTCACGAAGGCTATGAGTCTATGCCGCGTTTCAGTCCTGACGGCAAACAAATTGCCTTCAATTCGGATAGATTTGGCAATGAAGACCTCTTTGTCATGACTGCCGAAGGGGGCTTCCCACAGCGGCTGACCTACCACACCTCAAACGATATTTTAGGGGGCTGGACAAATGATAACCGTCTTATTTTCAATAGCCGCAGAGATTACGCACAGGCAGAATGGGGGTCAGAATTTCATACCATATCAGCGCAGGGCGGCACGCCTGAACGCTTTTTAGACGCTATCGGCTATACGCCTGCTGTTTCTGCCGACGGGCGTTTGGTTGCATACGTGCATGGCTACAACAACCCCGAACGCAAGCGGTATCGTGGCTCTGCCAATCGCGAAATTTTTGTGTTCGATACCAAAACCAAGACTTATACCCAAATTACAAGTTTTGCAGGAAACGACATGCACCCTCAATGGGCAGGCAATACGCTCTTTTTTATCAGTGAGCGCGACGAAAGCTACAACCTTTTCCGCCTTACCTTCGAAGAGGGCAAACCCAAAGGCGAACCCGAACAGCTCACGCAGTTCAAAGACGACGGCGTGCGCCACTTCGGACTCGATGCAAATGGAAAAAAAGCAGTCATAGAACAGGGTACAAAAATTTTGATTTTAGACCTCGAAACCAAAAAAATAGAGCCGCTACAAGTAGCCCTCACCCAAGACTACCGCTTCGACCCTGTGGAGGCGAAGACCTATTCGCGTGGTATGCAGCAATACCAACTTTCACCCAACGGAAAATATTATGCCTTTACCATCAGAGGCGAAATTTTCCTTTCCGAAGCCCACAAAGAGAAAAGTCAGACCGTTAGGCTTACCCAACACGCTTTTTATGAGCGCGAACCCACTTGGCTCAACGATTCTACCCTGCTTTTCCTTTCAGATAGAGAAAACGGACAAAACGACATCTTTTTATTGCGCTCGTCTGATAAAAATCAGCCCCATCTTTTCAAGACCTTAAAGCGCGAAACCTTACGCCTTACTAATTCTGCCGAAGATGAAACGAATTTGAATATTTCGCCCAACGGCAAAAAAATAGCCTTCGTCAGAGGCAGAGGCACGCTTGTTACGGCAGATATTGACGCAAATGGCAAGATTTCTAATGAAAAAATATTGCTAAACGGTTGGGCTACGCCAAGTGGCTTGGCATGGAGTCCTGATAGCAAGTGGCTCGCTTATAGCCTCGAAGACCTTTATTTCAACGAAGAAGTCTATATTCAGGCAGCGGATAATAGCCGAAAGCCTGTCAATGTGAGCTATCACCCAAAAGGCGATTATAGTCCCGTTTGGAGCAAAGACGGCTCTAAATTGGGTTTCCTTTCGATGCGAAACAATGGCGATTCTGATGTGTGGTTTGTTTGGCTTAGAAAAAAAGACTGGGACAAAACCAAACAAGATTGGCTCGAATATGACCCCGAAGAAGCGAAAAAAGAACCCAAAAAAGAGGAAAAAAAGGACGACAAAAAAGAGGAGGTAGAGCCTATTGTGATAGATTTTGAAAACTTACACCACCGCTTGGTGCAGGTTACGAATTTGCCCGCAGGCGAATCCGACCTACAAATTTCACCCGACGGCGAAACCTTTTATTTTGTTACAAACCGACAAGGCAGAGCGGGTTCTTATAGTGCCGACCAAGACCTCTATTCTATCAAATGGGACGGCAAAGAGCGCAAGAATCTGACCGCGAACAATACCAAGCCTTATGCTGTTTCGCTTTCCGCAGATGGCAAATATTTGTACTATGCCAAAGAAGGCGGCATGCTTTTTAGGGTAGAAAATAAGGGCGGCACACCCGAAAATATGCCTTTTGCCGCGCATCTGACCATCGACTTTGAAAAGGAAAAAGAGCAAATCTTCGGACACGTCTGGAAACTTTTAGACCAAAACTTCTACGACCCCGAATTTCATGGGCAGGATTGGAAAAAACACGCCCAAAAGTACAAGCCTTGGGCAATGCTTGCCTCCACAGAGCGCGATTTTAAAGATGTGCTAAACCTGATGTTGGGCGAACTCAATGCAAGCCACATGGGATACTACAACGCCGACCGCGCTGATAGACAAAGGCAAAAAATGGGACTTATCGGTGCAGAAGTGCGTCCGCTCAAAGAAGGCGTAGAGATTGTGCGCGTCATTCCCAATTCGCCTGCTGATAGAGAGGAAAGCAAACTTGCCAAAGGCGATATTATTCTTTCTGTTGATGGGGAAAAAATAGAGGCGAAACAAAATTTTTATGCCCTTTTTGCCAACAAAACCGAAGAAAGTAAGGTAGTCTTAGAAGTAAAAGATGCAAAGGGCAGCCTAAGACAGGTAGTTTTGCGCCCTGCTTCTTCTTTGCGAACCGAACTATACGAAGAATGGGTAGCCGAGCGCAAAGCCCTTACCGAAAAATATTCCAACGGGCGTTTGGGCTATATTCACATCGAGGGCATGAACTGGGAAAGTTTCGAGCGTTTCGAGCGCGAATTGGCGGCAAGCGGAGAAGGAAAAGACGGTATCGTGATAGATGTGCGCTTCAATGGCGGCGGCTGGACTACGGATTATCTGATGGCAGTCTTGACTGTAAAGCAACATGCCTATACCATTCCGCGTGGTGCTACTGATAGCTTCAAAAACCACAAGCAATTTGAAAGTTATTATCCTTATGGTGAAAGATTGCCTTTTGCGGCTTGGGTCAAGCCCTCTATTACGCTTTGCAACGAACATAGCTACTCGAATGCTGAAATTTTTTCACACGCCTACAAAGAAAATAAATTAGGAAAAGTAGTGGGCGTACCTACCTTCGGAGCAGTTATCTCTACGGGAGGAGCATCTTTGATAGATGGCTCTTTGGTGCGATTGCCTTTCCGCGCTTGGTTTGTGAAAAGTTCGGGCAAAAACATGGAAAATATCGGAGCAGAGCCTGATATTATCCTGCAAAACTCGCCCGACGGCAAAGCCAAAGGCGAAGACGAACAACTCAAAAAAGCCGTAGAGGAACTTTTGAAAGACATCAAATAG
- the trpS gene encoding tryptophan--tRNA ligase, producing the protein MARILTGIQSSGRPHLGNLLGAILPAIELSRQSGNESFFFIADLHSLTTIKNAAERVENVRAVAAAWLAFGFDTEKNTFYRQSRIAEVCELAWHLSCFTPFPMLANAHSFKDKSDRLSDVNAGLFTYPVLMAADILLYDADFVPVGKDQRQHLEMTRDIAQSFNRHYESEVFVLPQAKISEEVQTILGTDGAKMSKSYGNTIDIFLPEKQLKKQIATIKTDSTPLEEPKDPDTCLVFGLYKLLANETQIQEMRQKYVGGNYGYGHAKAELLGLILEKYQEPRRIFNHYIQNPQDLEKELEKGEKKAAAIAQGVLERVRKVLGFS; encoded by the coding sequence ATGGCACGTATTCTTACAGGCATACAAAGTTCGGGCAGACCGCATCTGGGCAATCTTTTGGGGGCTATCCTGCCTGCCATCGAGCTTTCGCGTCAGTCGGGCAATGAGTCTTTTTTCTTTATTGCCGATTTACATTCGCTCACTACCATCAAAAATGCCGCCGAGCGCGTAGAAAATGTGCGTGCGGTGGCGGCGGCGTGGCTTGCTTTTGGTTTTGATACGGAAAAAAATACCTTCTACCGTCAATCGCGCATAGCAGAGGTCTGTGAGTTGGCATGGCATCTTAGCTGTTTCACGCCTTTTCCGATGTTGGCAAATGCTCATTCTTTCAAAGACAAATCCGACCGCCTTTCTGATGTCAATGCAGGGCTTTTTACCTATCCTGTCTTGATGGCGGCAGATATTTTATTGTATGATGCCGATTTTGTACCCGTAGGAAAAGACCAACGCCAACACTTGGAGATGACGCGCGACATCGCACAGAGTTTTAATAGACACTATGAAAGTGAGGTCTTTGTGTTGCCACAAGCCAAAATTAGCGAGGAGGTGCAGACGATTTTAGGTACAGATGGCGCAAAGATGAGCAAATCTTACGGCAATACGATTGATATTTTCCTGCCCGAAAAGCAGCTCAAAAAGCAAATCGCGACCATCAAAACCGACAGCACGCCTTTGGAAGAGCCAAAAGACCCCGATACTTGTTTGGTCTTTGGGCTTTACAAACTCTTGGCAAATGAAACACAAATTCAAGAAATGCGACAAAAATATGTAGGCGGAAACTATGGCTACGGACACGCCAAAGCCGAACTTTTGGGACTCATTTTAGAAAAATACCAAGAGCCAAGACGCATTTTCAACCATTATATCCAAAACCCGCAAGATTTGGAAAAAGAGCTTGAAAAGGGAGAGAAAAAAGCCGCTGCCATTGCACAAGGCGTTTTAGAAAGGGTCAGAAAGGTATTGGGTTTTTCTTAA